The segment ACCAGATCAATCTCACCGACCCCGAATCGCGGATTCTGCCGGCGGGTTCGGACTTCGTGCAGGGCTACAACGCCCAGGCTGCGGTGGATGCCGCGTCGATGCTGATCCTGGCCTACGACTGCGTGCAGGCCCCCAACGACAAGCGGCAGGTCGAGCCGATGCTCGATCCGCTCAGGGCCCTACCGCTACAGATCGGTTTGGACCAAGACACGCCGATTACCCTGGCCGCCGACACCGGCTACTTCAGTGAGCACAACGTCGAAGCCTGCGAGGCTGCCCAGATCACGCCGCTGATC is part of the Gammaproteobacteria bacterium genome and harbors:
- a CDS encoding transposase codes for the protein QINLTDPESRILPAGSDFVQGYNAQAAVDAASMLILAYDCVQAPNDKRQVEPMLDPLRALPLQIGLDQDTPITLAADTGYFSEHNVEACEAAQITPLIAQKRESHSGCLSRRLAPPPVLPDNPTALERMRYRLATPEGKAAYGLRKCTVEPTFGIIKQVMRFRQFLVRGIKNVKAEWGLVCLAFNMKRMAALNG